From a region of the Triticum aestivum cultivar Chinese Spring chromosome 7D, IWGSC CS RefSeq v2.1, whole genome shotgun sequence genome:
- the LOC123168701 gene encoding basic leucine zipper 23, with product MDDGDLDFSSMSMGSYFDDVLGGAAEHLACCTHTHTCNPPAHDLPHSHTCHHVHSKLAASASSDAAAADSPTEPEDAHATSRSKKRRPSGNRAAVRKYREKKKEHTAVLQEEAARLRAMNEQLTKKVQDHAALEAEAARLRCLLVDVRGRIEGEIGAFPYQRRPAKGDGPGSAGPVMMSSCGFVRTCEQPPVCFHH from the coding sequence ATGGACGACGGGGACCTGGACTTCTCCTCCATGTCCATGGGCAGCTACTTCGACGACGTGCTCGGGGGCGCGGCGGAGCACCTCGCGTGCTGCACCCACACCCACACGTGCAACCCGCCCGCCCACGACCTCCCCCACAGCCACACCTGCCACCACGTCCACTCCAAgctcgccgcctccgcctcctccgacgccgccgccgccgactcccccACCGAGCCGGAGGACGCCCACGCCACCTCCCGGAGCAAGAAGCGCCGCCCGTCAGGCAACCGGGCGGCCGTGCGCAAGTACCgcgagaagaagaaggagcacACGGCGGTGCTGCAGGAGGAGGCGGCCCGTCTCAGGGCTATGAACGAGCAGCTCACCAAGAAGGTCCAGGACCACGCCGCGCTCGAGGCCGAGGCGGCCAGGCTGCGCTGCCTGCTCGTCGACGTCAGGGGCAGGATCGAAGGGGAGATCGGCGCCTTCCCTTACCAGCGCCGACCGGCCAAGGGCGACGGCCCGGGCTCTGCTGGCCCGGTCATGATGAGCTCATGTGGCTTCGTACGAACCTGTGAACAGCCTCCTGTTTGTTTTCATCATTAG